A single Oryza brachyantha chromosome 8, ObraRS2, whole genome shotgun sequence DNA region contains:
- the LOC102710721 gene encoding F-box/kelch-repeat protein At1g51550, which translates to MAKNRSEKAARRVMEEEAAAPAIARLGYDQVVSILHLLPAESVLSFAAACRAFHAWASSDALWEALCRRDWGARATAALAEQRRGGGAVPWRRIYSEVALLGALSARRVPVKGASPRPRASHSLNLVAGWLVLFGGGCEGGRHLDDTWVAYVGNGVGNRSSNVFSWQQLDSGIPSGRFGHSCSLVGDSLVLFGGINDQGQRLNDTWIGQIICEESHRMRISWRLLEVGPHAPPPRGAHAACCVDDKFIVIHGGIGLSGSRLGDTWLLDLSNGLRSGSWHQIGDTEPLPLSRSGHTLTWIGGSRMVLFGGRGSEFDVLNDVWLLDINESYPKWKELKYDLSSVLGEMPFPRVGHSATLIFGGKILVYGGEDSQRRRKDDFWILDLPALLQFESGSKKMIKRMWKKLRVDGQCPSYRSFHGACVDTSGCCVYIFGGMIDGLVHPAETWGLRFDGQLYQVELVLHL; encoded by the exons ATGGCCAAGAACCGATcggagaaggcggcgaggcgagtgatggaggaggaggcggcggccccggCCATCGCGCGCCTGGGGTACGACCAGGTGGTCTCCATCCTGCACCTCCTGCCGGCCGAGTCCGTGCTCTCGTTCGCCGCCGCATGCCGGGCCTTCCACGCGTGGGCCTCGTCGGACGCGCTCTGGGAGGCGCTCTGCCGCCGCGACTGGGGGGCCCgggccaccgccgcgctcgccgagcagcgccgcggcggcggcgcggtgccgTGGCGGAGGATCTACTCGGAGGTCGCCCTGCTCGGCGCGCTGTCCGCGCGCCGGGTCCCCGTGAAGGGCGCCTCGCCGCGGCCCCGGGCGTCGCACTCGCTCAACCTCGTCGCCGGTTGGCTCGTCCtcttcggcggcggctgcgaggGAG GTCGCCATCTTGATGATACTTGGGTGGCATATGTTGGAAATGGAGTTGGGAACAGATCATCTAATGTGTTTAGCTGGCAGCAATTAGACTCTGGCATTCCAAGTGGTCGTTTCGGCCATTCATGCTCTCTAGTTGGAGATTCATTAGTCCTATTTGGTGGAATCAATGATCAGGGCCAGCGTTTGAATGACACATGGATAGGTCAAATCATTTGTGAGGAATCCCATAGGATGAGGATCTCGTGGAGATTGCTGGAGGTAGGCCCACATGCGCCACCTCCTCGTGGAGCTCATGCAGCCTGCTGTGTGGATGATAAGTTCATTGTAATTCATGGTGGCATAGGGCTGTCTGGAAGCCGGCTTGGGGATACATGGCTTCTTGATCTCTCTAATGGTCTCCGATCTGGCAGTTGGCACCAAATAGGGGATACTGAGCCTTTGCCTTTATCTCGTTCTGGCCACACTTTAACTTGGATTGGCGGGAGTCGCATGGTTCTTTTTGGTGGTAGAGGATCAGAATTTGATGTTCTTAATGATGTCTGGCTGCTTGATATTAACGAAAGTTATCCAAAATGGAAGGAGCTGAAGTATGACTTGTCTAGTGTTCTGGGTGAAATGCCTTTTCCACGGGTTGGACATTCAGCAACACTTATCTTTGGCGGTAAGATCCTTGTGTATGGTGGAGAGGACTCACAAAGGCGACGGAAGGATGACTTTTGGATCTTAGATTTACCTGCCCTGCTTCAATTTGAGTCAGGTTCcaagaaaatgataaaaagGATGTGGAAAAAGCTAAGAGTTGATGGTCAATGCCCAAGTTACAGGTCCTTTCATGGTGCATGTGTAGACACTTCTGGCTGCTGCGTGTATATTTTTGGCGGGATGATTGATGGCCTTGTGCATCCTGCTGAAACCTGGGGTTTGAGGTTTGATGGGCAGCTGTATCAAGTGGAGCTTGTGTTGCACCTGTAG
- the LOC102722514 gene encoding uncharacterized protein LOC102722514: protein MARLLARTLTLTLARPAPLPPLRGLATKVEVIEIDLADDAGADDAAGPPSVEAVGVRRLEEAIHGVIVRRAAPDWLPFVPGGSFWVPPMRRPHGHGVADLVSRMAAAGASGAEVVTGFAHEPEVYAPMTEEEALSFSTARGWPSADYFVEGKFPHSKKKSRKRAIYTDDEES from the exons atGGCTCGCCTCCTCGCGcgaaccctaaccctaaccctagcccgcccggcccccctcccccctctccgCGGCCTCGCCACCAAGGTCGAGGTCATCGAGATCGACCTCgcggacgacgccggcgccgacgacgcggccgGCCCTCCGTCGGTGGAGGCCGTCGGGGTCCGCCGCCTCGAGGAGGCGATCCACGGCGTGATCGTGCGCCGCGCGGCGCCCGACTGGCTCCCCTTCGTTCCGGGGGGCTCGTTCTGGGTCCCCCCCATGCGGCGCCCCCACGGCCACGGGGTCGCCGATCTCGTCAGccggatggcggcggccggggcgtCTGGGGCGGAGGTGGTCACCGGGTTCGCGCACGAGCCCGAGGTGTACGCGCCCatgacggaggaggaggcgctcTCCTTCTCCACCGCGCGGGGCTGGCCGTCGGCGGACTACTTCGTCGAAG GGAAATTTCCACATTCAAAGAAAAAGTCAAGGAAACGTGCAATCTACACTGATGATGAAGAAAGCTGA
- the LOC102699331 gene encoding uncharacterized membrane protein At1g16860-like, which translates to MGSRFPSHQLSNGLYVSGRPEQPKEKAPIICSTAMPYTGGDIKKSGELGKMFDLHVEKSRKSGPLGNQPSRNTSFGGAGSNSGPVSNALGRSNYSGSISSSVPGAGGSARAKSNSGPLNKHGEPGKKSSGPQSGGVTPMARQNSGPLPPVLPTTGLITSGPISSGPLNSSGAPRKVSGPLDPSVSMKMRATSFAHNPAVTNLNADDGYSIKGSIPKTILWMVVLLFLMGFIAGGFILGAVHNPILLVVVVVIFCFVAALVIWNVCWGTRGVTGFISRYPDADLRTAKDGQYVKVTGVVTCGNFPLESSFQRVPRCVYTSTCLYEYRGWESKAANTEHRQFTWGLRSMERHAVDFYISDFQSGLRALVKTGYGARVTPYVDESVVIDINPDNKDMSPEFLRWLRERNLSSDDRIMRLKEGYIKEGSTVSVIGVVQRNDNVLMIVPPSEPISTGCQWAKCILPTSLDGLVLRCEDTSNIDVIPV; encoded by the exons ATGGGTTCGCGGTTTCCATCACACCAACTAAGCAATGGCCTTTATGTCTCGGGCCGACCTGAGCAACCTAAGGAGAAGGCTCCTATCATTTGCTCTACAGCTATGCCGTACACTGGGGGTGACATAAAGAAATCTGGAGAGCTAGGGAAAATGTTTGATCTCCATGTTGAAAAGTCACGGAAATCTGGTCCGTTGGGTAATCAACCTTCAAGGAATACTTCATTTGGTGGTGCTGGCTCCAACTCTGGACCAGTTTCTAATGCTCTCGGTCGGTCCAACTACTCTGGTTCTATTTCATCATCTGTTCCTGGTGCTGGAGGATCAGCAAGGGCAAAATCAAATTCTGGACCTCTCAATAAGCATGGAGAACCAGGAAAGAAGTCATCTGGCCCCCAATCTGGTGGAGTGACCCCAATGGCACGTCAGAATTCTGGCCCTCTACCTCCTGTTCTTCCTACAACTGGGCTGATCACATCAGGGCCTATCTCCTCTGGGCCTTTGAATTCATCTGGTGCTCCACGAAAAGTCTCAGGCCCTCTTGATCCTAGTGTATCAATGAAGATGCGTGCAACTTCTTTTGCACACAACCCAGCTGTTACAAATCTGAATGCCGATGATGGTTACTCTATTAAGGGCAGCATTCCAAAGACAATTCTCTGGATGGTTGTTCTGCTCTTTTTGATGGGGTTCATAGCAGGTGGTTTCATTCTTGGAGCTGTTCATAACCCTATTCTGCTGGTAGTTGTGGTggtcatattttgttttgtcgcTGCTCTCGTGATTTGGAACGTTTGCTGGGGAACGAGAGGTGTGACTGGGTTCATCAGTCGCTATCCTGATGCTGATCTCAGAACAGCAAAAGATGGGCAGTATGTGAAAGTTACTGGG GTTGTTACATGTGGAAATTTCCCCCTCGAGTCCTCATTTCAAAGGGTCCCAAGATGTGTGTACACTTCAACTTGCTTGTATGAGTATAGAGGCTGGGAATCAAAAGCTGCTAACACTGAGCACCGCCAATTTACTTGGGGTCTTAGGTCAATGGAG AGGCATGCTGTTGATTTCTACATCTCTGATTTCCAATCTGGACTGCGAGCATTGGTCAAAACAGGATATGGAGCACGGGTAACCCCTTATGTTGATGAATCTGTTGTTATTGACATAAACCCAGATAACAAGGACATGTCTCCTGAGTTCTTGAGATGGCTACGTGAAAGGAATCTCTCAAGTGATGATCGGATAATGCGCCTGAAAGAAGG ATACATTAAGGAGGGCAGCACAGTAAGTGTTATCGGAGTTGTTCAAAGGAATGACAATGTGTTGATGATTGTTCCTCCATCGGAACCCATCTCCACTGGTTGCCAGTGGGCCAAGTGCATCCTCCCTACTAGCCTTGATGGGCTAGTCTTAAGATGTGAAGATACATCGAACATCGATGTAATACCAGTCTAA